In Azospirillum thermophilum, the genomic stretch GTCATCTCCAGGAAGGCCGGGTTGCAGTAGACCAGCGGCAGGTCGGGCTGGCAGGGATCGGCGACCGCGATGCCGGCGCTCGACGCCTCCACCACCAGACTCAGCATCTCGGCAGGCAGAAGCCCTGCCGGGCCGCCGTCGGCGGTCTCGCTGGTGGGGAAAGAGGCGGTCACGGTCGTCGGGTCCTTACGTCCGGTCCTGCTGTCGCGGCTGCCCACCATAGAAGCTTACGCCGGCGATTGCCACGTTGAAGGATGCCGCAGCGGCGGCCGGCGGTTTTATATCACGGGGAGATGGACACGCCATGCGGGAAATCCGGGCGCCGGTGATGCGCGGTCCGCGCGTCCCGTTAACGACTGATAAACTGTGCCTTCGCGACACTTCCGTTCCGGCGGCCGTCGTGCCGGAGGGCAGGGACGGACCGGAGCGCGGGGGAACGGCATGGCGGCAGACACGGGTGCACGGCAGGTCCGCAAGATCAACGACCTGGGGATCCTGCTGATCGAGGATGACAGCTTCACCCGTGCCCTGATCAGCCGCCTGCTGCACGACATCCGCGTGCGCCGCGTGTTCGAGGCGGCGGACGGGGTCCAGGCGCTGGACATCCTGCGCCAGAACCCGGGCGAGGTCGATCTGGCGATCTGCGACCTGGAGATGCCGCGGATGAGCGGGCTGGACCTGATGCACGCCCTGCGCACCGCCACCGGCAACGTGCTGGCCGACCTGCCGGTGATCGTGCTGACCGGCCACCGCGAGGCGGAGATCGTCAAGCGCGCCATCGCCTACGGCATTTCGGGATATCTGGTGAAGCCGGTCTCGAAGGCCGACCTGACCAAGCGCCTGACCTTCGTGGTGCAGCAGCGCCAGCGCTGACCCGCCGGTCAGATCTGCAGGCGCGTGCCGGCGAAACCGCCCTCCGCGATGCCGGTGCAGAGGCCCGACCACTCGCAGCCGCCGCAGGCGGTGCGCGTCGTCCCGGCGCGGAAGGCGGTGCGCAGCCGCTCCAGCAGGGCGGCGTCGAGCCTCAGCCGGTCGCCGGCCGCCACCGGCCGCGCCAGCAGGGCGGTCACCGCCGCGGCCGCGGCGGCGTCGCGCCCGCGGACGCCGGCGTTGCGGCAATGGGCCTGCGGATCGCCGAGCAGCGGGGCGCAGAGATCGTCCGGCCCCTCGACCATCAGGATGTCCTCCCCGCCGGCCAGCCGGGCGACGACAAGGTCGTAGTTGGCGACGAAGGCCGGGCTGTAGCCTTTCCCCGCATAGGTCAGCATGCACAGCAGATGATGGGCGCGCAGGCGGACGGTCATTTTGCGGCGTGTTCCGAAGAAGCGGCGGTGCGGGCTGGTAACGTCCTCTATAGCGCCAGATCAGGCGATGCGCAGCATCCGTGCTTTGGCGGGCCGGGCCGGTGCCCGACTGCCGGCGGCCGGAGGAGTCCTTTTTCGGGTGCCGGCTGTTGGGGCTTGATGCTGGCGGGTGCAGGGACGACATCAGGTTTCCGGTCCTTGGCCGATCGGCGGTGTGCCGGCTTGCCAATGACCGCCGGATCACGCACCCTTCCATTCATGGTCAGGACATGGCCGGCCGCCGGGCGCGCCGGCGCGATGTCGGGAGACAGTGCCTTTGCGCCACGCCGCCAACCCCATCGCCGAACGCCGTGACGAGCTGGCCCGCGCCGCCGTCGCCATCCAGTTCGAGCGCTGGCCCCAGCTCTATGCCCGCTACGGCGAGGCGGGGCTGGAGAAATGCGTGGAGGATCTGCGCTACCACGTCCTCTACCTGGCCGAGGCGGTGGCGGCCGACAGCCCCGCCCTGTTCCGCGAATATGTCGCCTGGGTGAAGGTTCTGTTCACCGGCCTGAACATCCCGGCCTCCGAGATCGGGCAGAGCCTGGAGATCCTGCGCGACGTGGTGGTGGCGCGGCTGGGCGGCGAGACCGCCGACCGCGTGACCGCCTGCGTCGACGCCGCCCTCGGCGCCCTGCCGGAGCTTCCGGCCGAGATCCCGCCCTTCGTCCAGCCGGACGCCCCGTACGGCGACCTTGCCCGCGCCTATCTCGACAGCCTGCTGCAGGGCGACCGCCGCGAGGCGGCGGAGCTGGTGAGCCGCCGGGTCGAGGCGGGCATGCCGGTGCACGACCTCTATCTGCATGTCTTCCAGCCGGTGCTGCGCGAGGTCGGCCGGCTGTGGCAGACCGGGACGATCACCGTGGCGCACGAACATTTCGCCACGGCGGCCACCCAGGCGATCATGTCCATGCTCTACCCCCGCATCTTCGCCGGGGAACGGGCCGGCCGGTCGCTGGTCGCCACCTGCGTCAGCGGCGAACTGCACGAGATCGGCATCCGGATGGTCGCCGACTTCTTCGAGATGGCCGGCTGGGACACCTATTATCTGGGCGCCAACACCCCGGCCGGCAGCATCGTCCGGGCGGTGGAGGAGCGCGACGCCCGCGTGCTGGCGGTCTCGGCGACCATCACCGCCCATATCGGCCGCGTCACCGACCTGATCGCCGACGTGCGGCGGGAGCTGAACGGCCGGCCGCTGGGCATCCTGGTCGGCGG encodes the following:
- a CDS encoding response regulator; this encodes MAADTGARQVRKINDLGILLIEDDSFTRALISRLLHDIRVRRVFEAADGVQALDILRQNPGEVDLAICDLEMPRMSGLDLMHALRTATGNVLADLPVIVLTGHREAEIVKRAIAYGISGYLVKPVSKADLTKRLTFVVQQRQR
- a CDS encoding DUF1284 domain-containing protein, which encodes MTVRLRAHHLLCMLTYAGKGYSPAFVANYDLVVARLAGGEDILMVEGPDDLCAPLLGDPQAHCRNAGVRGRDAAAAAAVTALLARPVAAGDRLRLDAALLERLRTAFRAGTTRTACGGCEWSGLCTGIAEGGFAGTRLQI
- a CDS encoding cobalamin-dependent protein (Presence of a B(12) (cobalamin)-binding domain implies dependence on cobalamin itself, in one of its several forms, or in some unusual lineages, dependence on a cobalamin-like analog.) is translated as MPLRHAANPIAERRDELARAAVAIQFERWPQLYARYGEAGLEKCVEDLRYHVLYLAEAVAADSPALFREYVAWVKVLFTGLNIPASEIGQSLEILRDVVVARLGGETADRVTACVDAALGALPELPAEIPPFVQPDAPYGDLARAYLDSLLQGDRREAAELVSRRVEAGMPVHDLYLHVFQPVLREVGRLWQTGTITVAHEHFATAATQAIMSMLYPRIFAGERAGRSLVATCVSGELHEIGIRMVADFFEMAGWDTYYLGANTPAGSIVRAVEERDARVLAVSATITAHIGRVTDLIADVRRELNGRPLGILVGGYPFNLVPDLWRKVGADGFAASADEAVATAARLAGAAA